The sequence AATCTTCCATTCTTCCTGTACTCTCTTAGCCCAATTCTTTGGTGGCTGTCAGACATTCAAAGACAATATCATAAAGGCACAAATGAACTTTTGAAGAGATCAGACAAGAAAAAAAACCCATTTATTTAAATAGCAGTTACCTGTTTGCCAGATGAAGCATTTTTGGAGTAGAAGTGATCCGAATAATCATCAACTGTGTCAAATTTGTTAAAACCTCCAAATTTGTGcaaaacttcatcaaatttttttgtATCCACATTTGTGGTCTGCATTACCATGGGAGATTCACCATTTTTAATATTGGTGGAATCTTGAGGCCAGGTGACAAATTCAGTCAGAAACCCTGAAGGGCCAATAGAAGGTCCTAACACATTCAGGTGTAAATCCTGCCACGGAGCCATATAAGTTTCCGTTCCAGGAGAGCTCGATGGCAATTTCAAATTCAGAGAGGTACTGGCATGATTGCCAATGACGGGTGGATAACTTGCACCAGATGATAACTGACCTAGTGGACCAGAATAGGCAACCTGGGATGCACGAGTCTTCCTTTTACTCTTTCCAAAGGAATGCAAAGGTTCCTTACCGTGCTTAAGAGCCAAACTGATGGAGGAATGTGAACCCAGAAAGgctttactacttgaaacagTTGATTTCTTTGGAGCTACACTAGGTTCCAACGATTTGTATGGTAGTTTCAACTTTTGAGGTTTGCTAGTTGATTTGCTCCATGATGGTAATGGCCATGACGATAGAGGTGAATTTAAGCTAGAAGGGACAATGGCATCATCTGACTTTAGTTGCAAACTTGAGTTAGTTGAAGTACCAGTAGCTGTCAAGTTAATTTTATTTGTGGGAGAACTTGGTAACCAGGGAAATGGCGCCTCAATACCTGGTGGCATATCCATGTGATCAAAATGTGATTCTAACATCGTACATTCGTCAAACAATATGTCCTCATAATAATTATCTAGCCAGTCATCTTCTCCGAAGAAATTATTAGAGCAGGAATCGTCTGTAATCATTGAATCACGTGATTGTAAAGCACCATTGGTTGATGATTGGATGTCGCTTGCCAATCCATCAGTTGCTAAACCACCTAGACCAATTGAAAAAGCAGACAAAGCCTCCTACACGccagataaaagaaaattttattacaTTGATGCGGCAAAAGGAAGcaccaaaaaaacaaaattcaaattAGTGAGAATAGTGCAGTACCTTGCCTTTCCCATGGACATTAACTTCAGGATCTATTATCATTACATCACCACAGTCTTCTTCTTCTACGTCAACATCAATTATCTCATGAAAAATAACCTTCAAGAAAAATGGTCACTTGAAAGTTAGGATGAGTGCATATGGTATTACTTTCAGAACATGAGTTATAGGGAAGCAAAACAAGTAACTATTTTCAAATTCTACATGGAGAGTGGTTTTCAGGTTCAAGTGATTGCAGACCATATAAAAAGGAAATGTCACGGGTCAAGGAATTAAAAACATTTGTGAACCTACTGATGTTCCAAAAGTTCCTTTCTGAATTCCTGGCTAGGGATCTCTAAGCTCATGCAATTGTCATGAAAAAGTCAAGGCAAACTAAACTGACAGAACCAACACATTATAACAAAAATTCCATCAACACCACCACTTAATTGCGCACTATCATGTGCCGCAATTTTTGCAGATTACATAAAAGCATTCATCAAGGAAAAGAAGTGACAACAAACACTGGGAAGAACTTATGAATAGCAGCCAAGTTTCATTGATTAGTCCTACGTCGAATGATGGTCCATCTGCAGCCTCTTCCAATCCAAAAGTGCCACGGCTGAGAAGAACTTATGAATGTTCTAGCAATAGTGCTAGCAACATGTATTCATGTGCGTCGATCTATCATGACTATGGAAGCCAGGCAAGTCAGATATACACCTAGTACTAGCTAAAGCCTTTTATCCAATAGAAAGTTCAAACAAATGACTGAGTTAATTAAACATCTTCCACCCTCAATCTTCTACCATCCAACTCACCAAGCATTCGAAGGAATATCAGTAAAATAATAGAAACattatctactcaaaggcaaatcCCCCAATTAAACTTGAGACACAATTCTAAATCAGTCTCATATCAATTATATGCTCGATACTGCCCTCTGATCACAGTAGCCGAGGCATGcaacacaaataaaaaataaaaataaaaataaaaatcattactTGATCAAAATTCAACCATTCGGAACAAACCTCGAACGCCTAAGAATCCTAAAAGAGCAGGGCGTTCCTCTAAACGTATCTCAAACTCAAGAAGAACCGAAACAAGCCCAATTGAAAAAACTAAAAaggaaatacaaaataataacTCAAAAGATTCACCTCTTTTTGTTTGGAAGACTTAGATTTAGAAGTATGATTGGAGGGCGGCGCGATTTCCAACACCTCCACATCCTTACACGCCGATGACGAACTTCCCCCCGGAAACACCCGTTTTCTGCACCATCACTCTTACAACATCAGACAACACAAAAGCTTAGTGGGGGGGAAAAAAAGAAACCGAAAGGGAAAAAGAAACCCACTTGGAATTCTGGTGGACATAACGAGAAACCGGCGTGGGCGACTCCATTCGATCGGCTGGAAAATGAAACACGAGGGGTAACAAAAAATCCTACGATAGATCGATGGGCATCCACTTCTTCTCAGCGACGGCTCATCTTCCCCTGATTTTCAGCGAAGTTCTAATATCAAATcaacaattaaataataatttaattagctTCGAGGGTTCCGTTTGCTTCTTGGAGGCTGAATCAATGAGAACGGATAATCccgtataaataaataaataaattcataaataaacACACAAAATCGTGTGCTGCGGACCgaaattttcttcaaaattgAGAGAGGGAGATAGTCTCGCTCACTTGTGTCTCTGTAATTTACGTTTGCTTGGATTGGCGCCTAGACAAGTACTTCACTTGGGATCGTCGGGTGGGTTGCAAGTTGCAACGCAGATGCGCTTTGACCAAAAAGCCCCGGGAATTTCACTTTATTTAGCAACTCTGCCATTCGGGGTGGAAAAATATGCCTTTGGACGTGTTGACGGGTTGAGAAACGCGGGACCCTTTCCTGCATGTGTGCCAcgtaataataaatttatatatgttCTGTGCTTTTTGAGGAGGGGCAAATGTGTCAATATCTCTAATCTTCATTATCTAAtctgttatttattttaattttaataaaaaaacgagcaaatccaaatccaaatccaaattcaaatcaaatcgCTGCTTTCGATTACTTTTTAGTTAATTATGGTTTGAATCGATTTTAAATCAATGAGAACCAAAATTTTTGGGTTTGATTAAAGTTTTCCATTTTGGTGTTTGGAAAatagttaaaatatatttttaaatttgatggtataaattttatataaatgatatttttttaaaaaaaaattgaagaaaacttaaaatttataaccaacgtatatatatttattattaaaatatttttattatttttataaacccAAATCCCATGAAATCGCATGAAATTCGACCAATTTTATAAGGATTTCAGTTAGCTAAATGAAATCTTATGAAATCTCATCAAATACCAATCCCGTTTTGCCAAACACTAAAACAGTATTTTCAATTCCAAATCTCACCAAATCCAATACAATTCCGTGATTCCAAACACAGTGTAAGAGGGAAAATTGCGATTTGGGTctaataatattttacttttttattttgatttttttatgttttcatatttcaattttgttatgtatgttttcattttagtaattttattatttttttcgtcGAAAACAATGATATGACACTGCACGCATTAGCttcacattaaaaaaaataactaaaattatccaaaaaaaataaacaaacaaacaaattaagAGAAAcgaaatcataaataaatatagaaaCCAAAAAGTAATTTTATCATATAAAGATTTATGTGTATAATAACACTTGTTTAAAACTTATATCATTGTAAGAGAAATAACAGACAATAACATATGATTGCCGATTTTTTTTCTGAGTTAAAATAACTCATTTCGagaatttataatttttgtgCTAAATTTGCAATGTTATTGTCGATTATTATtagttattatattattaaatgaTTTAATATGTGTGCATGTTAGTATTTGTATGTCAATTTATAACAATGTTTTATTTTAACAATTTTGTTAAAATTATCAAAACATTTCATTtggaaaaaagtaaaaatttagaaatcgaacatccaaattttttttttgacaggtAAATTATAACTTTTAATTAAGAACAAATAAAGTCTTTcgtttgaatatttaatttgctTTTAAATTATTGATGGTTTTGTTTGCTATCTAGTAGAACCAATAACTTTTTTTGATTTAACCTATTTATGAATTATATATGGTcctagaatatatatatatttaaatttgaatATCTTATATTACGTATAGTGCACACCACCAAAATGTAAATTCTCAAAACCTTTGTTCGAGTTAGGGAAGTTTCCAAATGCAATTATTTCCTATTTATTGTCCTAGGCCACGTATATTTAAATTTAGTAATTGAACATCTTATATACGTATACACATACGCGCGTACATATATAtcaatatatgtatgtatattttaaaacatagatattattatagcatatagtttgtaaataaaataaatgatgcATTCAATGCCTAAGAAATGATTGCATTCGGTGAAATTCGTATTTGCGTGTCATTGTGTGTGTCAAACACGTAACAAAGTACGAGACAGAAGAGTAGACTGTAGAGTGATGTGTTAAGTAATAAGTTGTAGACTATAAAATTGAGaaatagttttttattttttttatttttattttatcaaaGAAACATATTTCATTCATCAAGATAATTAGTCATTAGATAAAATTTGCTTCAGAAACCAAAGTATTACAATTCACATCCGACTAACactaagaaaaaaataaaaaagaagctATTTTTCAGAAACCAAGGTATCAGATCTGGCTAATGTCTTAGGGAAATGTCTTATAGAACATAACAGAATAATATCGAAGACTCCATTAAAGATGGAGAGAAAAACATATCTTCAATAATATGTTGTGAATGATACAATTCCAAAGAAAACAAGCAGTACACGTGAGTGTCCACACGTGTATGACTAACTATTTATTATGACTAAATATGACTTAATCACAAAATCTAATCCTAATACGCCCCCTCAAGATGAGGAGTGAATATTGTGAACTCCCATCTTGGATAGAAGAAAACGAAACTGACTTGGCAACAAAGCTTTGGTAAAAAAATCAGCAACTTGAAGTGCAGATGAAACATGAAGAACTTTGAGAATTCCAGCCTGAATCCGTTCCCTCACAATGTGGCAATCAATCTCAATGTGCTTCGTTCTCTCATGGAAGACAGGATTTAAAGAGATGTGAATTGCAGCTTGGCTATCACAATATAATACAGCAGGGCCGTTATGTATTATACCAAAATCCTTCAAAAGAGATATAAGCCATGTGACTTCACACGTAGCAGCTGCCATGGCTCGATATTCGGCTTCGGCAGAAGATTTAGACACTGTATGTTGTTTCTTGGAACGCCAAGAAACCATAGACTTCCTAAGAAAGACACAAAAACCCGTAACAGAGCGTCTAGTATCCACACAAGCTGCCCAGTCGGAATCAGAAAAGAGTCGTAGTTGCAAATCAGAACTGGAACTAAATAACAATCCCTGACCTATTGTGCCTTTGAAATACTTAAGTACTGAAGTAGCTGCCTCCATATGAGGTTTCCTAGGATTAGATAGAAACTGGCTCAAACGATTAACCGGGTAAGCTAAATCAGGACGAGTAATGGTGAGATACAATAAGCGTCCGATCAGCCGTCGATAGGGAGATGGATCAGCAAGAGGTTCACCATCATCGTGACTCAATTTCAAATTAGCATCCATGGGTGTACTGCGAGGTTTGCAACCAAGTAAGCCTGCTTCAGTAAGCAATTGAAGAGAGTAATTGCGTTGAGAGATGGAAATACCACTGCAAGAACGGGCCACTTCAATGCCCAAGAAATACTTTAAATCTCCCAAATCCTTTAGACAAAACTTGTCATTCAGAAACACTTTCAAATCAGTGGCTGCTTTAACATCATTGGTTGCAATCATAATGTCGTCCACATAAACAAGTAAGGCTACAAAAACAGAACCCGTATTCCGAACAAATAATGAGTTGTCACAATGTGACTGGACAAATCCAATCTCCAACAAGGTAGAAGAAAACTTAGCAAACCTGTAATgccaagaacttctaaaattctaaaatcatgcctaaaattattttcagtatttatattttaaatttcttgaagttaattgtttaagtttaagttaaagttagccttgcttgacttatttgaattaaatgccttgaactgtttagttagtaatttttatccaggcaggcgacgacggtgggcttcggtggtttattttcaagatttttaattttaagattttaagttagaggtaaaaggggggttttggccaaaaatgcaaattttgaatttttaggggtcaaaaagcaattttatcattttcttgggttatttcctaaatttttcataaaataggattttattaaatccgggttagtggaatttcaatcaaaatgttgtgagttgaaattttaaattagaagtttgaaaatagcaaaaagtttgaggtaaaaagttttaatagcacaagtagtacttttgctagtacaagtaaaattttaaaacactacacacaatacactacacttttaatttacactatcattaaaacatttcaattaaaaaaatcaagacacaaaccctaactcccaaaccctagccctaGCCGCCCACTTCTCCCCTCTCCCTTGAAGAAGACCGCCCGCCGCCGCCAGCCACCCGTCCGCCGCCGCCTGCCGCCGTCCCCACTGCCGGAGGAGCTCCACAAGGAGCTTATCTTGGAGTTTGACCTAAAGTTCTTCCCTCCATCTCCccttattttcgaaattattgggTAAAAGGTTGAAAGGCAAGTGTAGCTACTCCTTTGGGCtcacattcaagcaatatctacccccacccttatgatttcttgcaatattttcgagaatgcatgttgttagaaggttagggtttcgaatttttcatgtttaggggctgattttttctaaatatgttagggagttgagtttatgtggattaatgttgagtatatgtgcattGACATGGAATTAATTGAGTGTCCTTgccaaaattcaaattttcagaatgtataaggacctaaatttcaaaattttgcatgtgtaggggctgaaatttaattgatgttgaagtatttaatggtcttgcattggtcttgattgattgttcaacattttggagttttgatggttaattcttgatattcttgatatgtgttgtgaaagtgtggattgagtgtagcccaagtgtttgggaaaagtcctaagagaggttatttgaggtgtttgggtgtttgatgtggagataagttgaggaaagtgggctaagtgtttaaattgttggaattggaggtgtgtgagtgtgcagggcagcactgttcacggggcagggcagggtcgtggctgaggtctgggcagggttaggctattccatggtaaagttcatgacgttgtggtcgcgtcgatataaaatgggctcgattcggataagaattgagtgagttatggatttttcaaaattgggtgcaagtgcagatttttcctttgaataggggctgtccgatttttgtgttttgtaaatttgctcttttgatcttttgatgataccacctattccttgggatgatttggagagtttgttgagtgtcggttcaagcgggacgggttttggataaggcatgacaaagttaagggcttttcggtttacttgctcgagttaagtcaaatttgaggattttgttgggtaagttgtcttctttggacttaggggcagccactcatccaccttaaactcacattttcgagtcgagtctcatgtcttaaagattgcttattcgtgtgcatttgacgtgttcttgagtttaataaagaaaaaggaagtttacttgtttgcatgtcatttaatgtatgagttgagtctttataaatgaaaagggaaaagaaagcaaatatttttgaatgaagtgatctgtttgtgacaagaggggtgttgctaggccgggggatgcctcggtctactcaccaagaggttatagaggttaggcaaggagcaagagacatcttgtttacccttgccacagaggggcaatgtgggatcgggaggcatctcggtctccttgccatagaggggttaagttcggcgggagaaatctcgtcgtcttgccggcatagtgcactgcagccatgatcatgatcgaaacagagggtcacaaatcagggatcggatttctaagaggaaaaagtaaagaaaagtttaaaagttaaagtttcacaattttagttgactcgttttgcattgatgtcagtctttcagttatgcatgagtctaagttgaatgttatgaaagttaaagtttatcatagtgtgagttcattaatgcatgatttctatatctttctagtttcatgcatattacagtttaagttgagtttttgcatcacgtattttaaacccttgttattatcctagttatgcttgttgagtctttagactcactatgcttgaatgtttgcaggtgaggattttgtggaggagacggaggggcgtgatctactgggatgaggccatcggtagtgcaaggcccagtgaccgttgcttccttttagtttatgttttttccgcacagttatcgaatttgtaataatgaagtattatttgagatcttgtagtatttatagccaggatgtgcattccctgtgctacagcttatgttttgaagtacgttttccgcttttacaagtttatgattatcgttggaattaattttaaatgctttagtttactttatgctgtaaccgggaggtggttactaggattgcatgtttatgtttaacgcacttagttttgaagtcaattttctttccttatttaaattgctgtttgagtcttgatggcttatttgttttacaaataggtcatgacaaaattttttaaaaatccgtaatttttcctttattttaattatagtctagtagcgtgtagttagggtcgtttcagttggtatcagagcacggtcttggtttgggctgagcctactgccggttgctgaaactcaagggatctcgcctcaaagtctgtaagatttaagtttaatgtctctatctgtttaagttttgatgtattagtttcttgagttattgataagtttaaatttgaagtaaaaatattttctaaggcatgaaatttgaatgttggattttctcaatgcgtttagatggctcgtcgtcatgatccgCGTGCAGTTACGCCTCCACCGCCTCCACCGGCGCCGCAGGTGGATATAGGAGGGCAGGTGCTAGCAGGATTGGCCCGTATCCTCGAGCGTCATGTGGATGCTCCTGTTGCTAGATCGGAGACTACTTATGAGCAGTTTcggaagatgaatccgaaggacttcgctggcaccactgatccgttgaTAGCGGAGGGTTGGATCCGCTCCCTTGAAGTGATCTTTCGCTATATGCAGAtgggagatccagatagagtgagatgtgctgtgtttctcctccaggatgatgccgccctctggtgggagggtatggagaagattgtgaacccagctactctaccttgggctgagttcaagaagttgttctttgagaagtactttactgctgatgtgagagcccgtttgaagacggagtttatgagcttgagGCAGGGTGATCTGTCGGTAGCCCAGTTCGTGGTGAAGTTTGAGAGAGGCTGCCATTTCGTGCCAttgattggagatgatgagaaagagaagctggagcactttcttgtagggcttcgacctaccatccgtagggatgtgctgatggctgagccatctgattatgcttcagcactgaggcgtgccttgaggtccgagcagacgctgagagatattagtgcggaggcgcatggcaagaggcccttccctcatcagggccactctcagcagcagcagcacggcaagaagccgtatcatgggcccccgagacagcagggacagcaggcaccgcaggggcgtcaggcccagagacaggttcctcccaaggctggggagaagcctatttgtcagttttgccatcgtccgcattttgggaagtgtttgaaggatgctggagtttgcttcaagtgcaagaagccaggacatatgtctacccattgtccagagctgaggaggcccgtgcagggcagagtgttcgtgatggaggccgagcaggccgacccaggcactactcttctcacaggtaggattgttgtggcaggcgtagccacgagggccttattagactcaggggctacccattcctttatatcagagtcttttgcccttgagaggggcattcagagcgaggaattggaggttggattctcagttactatcccctcaggggaagagctatccaccaggagcttggtgagagaccttgtattgcttttgcagggtcagtcagtggtagcagacctcatagtgctacctttgccagagtttgacctgattcttgggatggattggatgacggagaatgcggtgatgatagattttcagcagaggtcagtactagtcaggcctgagggcgaggaaccgttttggtttgaggctgctaagatcttgaggaagactcgagtcatttctactttgcaagctcagaggcttgtacttagtgggtgcgagtcatttctagccagtttatctttgacagagctgccagagcgaccagttatttctgatgtggctatcgtcagggagtttgaggatgtgttccctagcgatgttgtgggaattccgaccgatagagaagtggagttctctatagatttgattcccggtactgtgcctatctccaaggcaccgtacagattggctcctaccgaaatgaagga comes from Henckelia pumila isolate YLH828 chromosome 4, ASM3356847v2, whole genome shotgun sequence and encodes:
- the LOC140863123 gene encoding uncharacterized protein → MESPTPVSRYVHQNSKKRVFPGGSSSSACKDVEVLEIAPPSNHTSKSKSSKQKEVIFHEIIDVDVEEEDCGDVMIIDPEVNVHGKGKEALSAFSIGLGGLATDGLASDIQSSTNGALQSRDSMITDDSCSNNFFGEDDWLDNYYEDILFDECTMLESHFDHMDMPPGIEAPFPWLPSSPTNKINLTATGTSTNSSLQLKSDDAIVPSSLNSPLSSWPLPSWSKSTSKPQKLKLPYKSLEPSVAPKKSTVSSSKAFLGSHSSISLALKHGKEPLHSFGKSKRKTRASQVAYSGPLGQLSSGASYPPVIGNHASTSLNLKLPSSSPGTETYMAPWQDLHLNVLGPSIGPSGFLTEFVTWPQDSTNIKNGESPMVMQTTNVDTKKFDEVLHKFGGFNKFDTVDDYSDHFYSKNASSGKQPPKNWAKRVQEEWKILEKDLPDTIFVRVYEARMNLLRAAIVGAEGTPYHDGLFFFDVFFPSSYPNVPPLVHYHSGGLRINPNLYNCGKVCLSLLNTWSGNNKEKWIPGVSTMLQVLVSIQGLILNAKPYFNEPGYANTSGSPTGEKRSLEYNETTFIYSLQTMVYSMKRPPMHFEDFVVGHYCKYARDIMVSCKAYLDGAQVGCLVKGGVQDVDEGDKSCSQHFKNSLAGFIPILVNAFSQIGAKDCQEFLSSSLKATGSATAAPRALNLIPLG